In Bacteroidota bacterium, the genomic window ATTTGGGAGGATCTTCAAATGACCAGTCTTTTGATATTGCCGTGAATGCTGCCGGTGAAGCTTTTGTGACAGGCATAACACTTTCAAATAACTTCCCTACCACTCCGGGTTCTTACGATCCTTCTTACAATGCACCTTGTACCACCGCTTCTTATAATGTCTTCCTTGTAAAAATGAATACTACCGGTACGGCATTGGTTTATTCAACTTTTGTAGGAGGTAATGGAATTGGAATGTCCGTTCAGGTAAATGCCAAAGATCAGGCCTATGTTAATGTAGCCTACCCTACCAGGGCGATTCCACTAACGGGAGGTGCCTGTGGAACATTAAATGATGTGCCAATGTTAACTTGCAGTTATAAGAAAATTGTAACCAATGGTAGCGGAGTTGCACTTTATAAATTCAATAATACCGGCAGCAAATTGCTCTTTACCGCATGGATAGGAGGAAGTAATATTGACGGCGATTTTGGGAATACCCATATTTCATTGGTCAAAAACGGCTGTAATGAAGATGTCGTCATGACCACTGTAACTCACTCTTCCGATTTTCCGACTACTGCCGGCACTTTTCAAACCAGCAAGAAGAACCTTCAGAGTTCGGAAGACCAACCGGTCGTGTTGCGTTTATCGCAAACATTCAACGCCGATTTTACAGTTCCTGCCGCAACTTGTAATTCACCGGCAAAGTTCAATAATATTACAAATCAATGCGGCATGTGGGATTCCGTACAAACATGGTTATGGGATTTTGGAGATGGTACAACTTCTAACCTGATAAGCCCAAGTCATACTTATGCCGTACCGGGCACATACACAGTAAAATTAATTGCCATTTGTCCTGATGATACTATTGCCAAAAGTATTACTGTTACCGGCGTTTGCGGGATGTCCGTTACTGCAACACCGGCAAGTGTTTGTCCGGGTGTCTGTGCCACTATTACTGCAACCGGTAATGGGGGTGCCGCCCCTTATACCTATTCCTGGAATACAGGTTTCACTACACAAAGTATAAATCCTTGCCCGGGCTCAACAACAACATATACAGTAAAAATAACGGATGCAGCCGGGGCAACAGCCACCACCACTTCAGTAATAACTGTTAATCCGGGAGTAAATGTTACGGCTGTCCCAACCGATATAACCTGCAATGGAAGTACGAATGGGAGTGCTGTTGCTACAGGCGGAAGTGGCACCTCTCCCTATACCTATAGTTGGAGTAACGGACAAACAACTCAATCCATAACAGGACTCATACAGGGTAGTTATACAATAAAAGTCACGGACAGTAAGGGTTGTACTTCAACAATAACAACGGTTATTATTTCACCGCCTGCAATTACCGGGCAGTTTGCCAAAGGCACTGCTAACTGTGCGGGTTGCGGCTGTAAGGAATGGGTAATGGTAAATGCCAGTGGCGGTACAACTCCTTACAGTTATTCATGGCCCGATGGATATGTGAACAGATATAAAAATCAGCTTTGTCCGGGCGCCTACACAATAAATATAAAAGATAAAAACGGATGCAGTGTGAACATAAATGTAAGTGCTCCATAATCTTTATTAAACTTTTTTCTACCTGGCTTGAGATCAACTAAAACCATATCATTCATTCTTGTTCTTTGGGTCTGTCTGCAATCGATTAATGCTCAGGTGCAGCGTTTGGCATCAGTAAGCAAAAGTCGGGATTGGATTAACAATCCTTTCGAACATTTTG contains:
- a CDS encoding PKD domain-containing protein, producing the protein SDFPTTPGCYDPTLNNAAGTNNGDGILFKLSLNGAGTADLKYSTYLGGSSNDQSFDIAVNAAGEAFVTGITLSNNFPTTPGSYDPSYNAPCTTASYNVFLVKMNTTGTALVYSTFVGGNGIGMSVQVNAKDQAYVNVAYPTRAIPLTGGACGTLNDVPMLTCSYKKIVTNGSGVALYKFNNTGSKLLFTAWIGGSNIDGDFGNTHISLVKNGCNEDVVMTTVTHSSDFPTTAGTFQTSKKNLQSSEDQPVVLRLSQTFNADFTVPAATCNSPAKFNNITNQCGMWDSVQTWLWDFGDGTTSNLISPSHTYAVPGTYTVKLIAICPDDTIAKSITVTGVCGMSVTATPASVCPGVCATITATGNGGAAPYTYSWNTGFTTQSINPCPGSTTTYTVKITDAAGATATTTSVITVNPGVNVTAVPTDITCNGSTNGSAVATGGSGTSPYTYSWSNGQTTQSITGLIQGSYTIKVTDSKGCTSTITTVIISPPAITGQFAKGTANCAGCGCKEWVMVNASGGTTPYSYSWPDGYVNRYKNQLCPGAYTINIKDKNGCSVNINVSAP